Sequence from the Thermoplasmata archaeon genome:
TGCCACGAAGCATCGCCTCGACCTCCGACCAGGTTAGGGAGACTTAAGCGTTCCCCGCTCGTGCTAACTCATCGGTCGGGGGACTAACACGGCTACCGGATAGCCAGACTCGCTTTTGCCCCTGGAAGGCTCGAAAACCTTTATTAGCGGCCCTCCGCTACCTGGCGATTGCGGCTGCTTCGAATCGCATCTCGCGTAGCCGGAGGCCCAATCATGGACTCCATTGTTAGGGAAGTCGTCACCCGAGCGGCGGACGAGCCGCGGCTCCCGGAATCGCCCACCGCGGCGATTGGGATGGGGACCGAAGATGCCGAGCTCGAGCGCATCCTCGCGAGCCTTCGCACGAACATCAAGATCGTCGGCGTGGGCGGAGGCGGCTGCAACACGATCGATCGGCTCGTCGAGGGCGGCATCGTCGGGGCGGAACTGTACGCGTGCAACACGGACGCGCAGCACCTCCTGATCATCCGCGCACCCCACAAGCTCCTTCTGGGGCGTCGCACGACGAGAGGCCTCGGCGCGGGCGCGCTGCCCCAGGTCGGCGAGGAGGCCGCGCGGGAGGCGGGCGACGAGCTCCGGGCCGTGGTCCAGGGCGCGGACATGGTGTTCCTGACGTGCGGTCTCGGCGGCGGCACGGGCACGGGCGGAGCACCCGTGATCGCGCAGCTCGCGAAGGAGGCCGGCGCCCTGACCATCGCCATCACGACGTTTCCGTTCAAGTCGGAGGGCGCGATCCGCGCGGAGAATGCGGAATACGGCCTCGAGAAGCTCCGGAACTTCGCGGACACGGTCGTGGTCATCCCGAATGACAAACTCCTTGAACTCGTGCCGCGTCTGGCGTTGAATGCGGCCTTCAAGGTCGCGGACGACGTGCTCATGCGGGCCATCAAGGGCATCACGGAAGTGATCACGAAGCCGGGCCTCGTGAACCTGGACTTCAACGACATCAAGACGATCATGAAGGGCGGCGGCGTCGCGATGATCGGCCTCGGCGAGTCCGATTCGGAGAACCGGGCCGAGGAGGCGATCGAGGAGGCCATCAACTCGCCCCTGATCGACGTGGACATCAGCGCCGCCACAGGCGCCCTCGTGAACGTCACGGGCGGCGTGGACATGAGCGTGTCCGAGGCGGAGAAGGTCGCCGAGATCGTCCAGGGACGGATCTCGAGCAACGCCCGGATCATCTGGGGTGCCGCGATTGACCAGACCCTGGAGCACAAGCTCCGGGTCATGCTCATCCTGACCGGGGTGCGGTCCAAGCAGATCCTCGGCCCCGGGGAGCACATCCGCGGACCCGCCGCGGGCGTCGACATCGTTCGGTGAGGGCTACCACTCATGGCGGAGATTATCGAGAAGGGTTGGGAGGTCCAACGGCGCATCGAGGAGCGCCTCAAGCGCCTGGGCAAGGGGAAGTACGGCCGCATCCTGAAGATGGCCCGCAAGCCCACGTCGGACGAGTACAGCAAGGTCCTGATCATCACGGGCCTCGGCCTGATCGCCGTGGGCGCGCTCGGGTTCATCATCTACTTCATCATGCGGTACGGCGGTTCGTTCTTCGCCGGTTTGTTCGGTTGATCTAGGGGAGCGGAGACCATGGGACTGCTCGACGATCTCGCCAAGGGCGCGGAGAAGAAGCCGGAGCCCAAGCCCGAGGAGCGGCCACCCGTCGGCCATCCGGGCGTGAAGCTCGAGCTCCAGGAGGAGAAGATCACGCTCACCGCGGGCCAGGTCAAGGAGTATCCCGTCGTCGTGACGAACACGGGCACGGACGACGACACGATCCGGATCAAGGTGGACCTGAACTACAGCTCGGAGCTCCCCGATCCGCCCGAGTGGGGGATCAAGATCTGGGGCGTCGAGGACAAGCCCTGGGACGTCACGTTCACCAAGCTCGTGGAGAAGGAGATCCTCCTGATTCCCGAGGGCCAGCGCGAGCTCACGGTCCAGATCACGTGCCCCAAGGGCGCCCGGTTCGGCGACCGCCTGAACGTGGTCCTGAACGCGATCTCCAAGAGCAACCCGACCGCCTCGGACCTCAAGACGCTGAGCTTCACGGCCCGCCAGGCCGTCCTCGCGGTCAAGTGCTCCATCGGCCACGAGCGCGCGGTCGCGGACGCGCTGTTCGCGCGGGCCAAGGGAAAGGATCTCGGCGTGTTCGCGATCCTCGTGCCCGCGAACCTCCGCGGCTACGTGTTCGTCGAGAGCATGAACCCGGACCGCCTCGAGGAGCTCGTCCGCGGCGTGCGC
This genomic interval carries:
- the ftsZ gene encoding cell division protein FtsZ, with the translated sequence MDSIVREVVTRAADEPRLPESPTAAIGMGTEDAELERILASLRTNIKIVGVGGGGCNTIDRLVEGGIVGAELYACNTDAQHLLIIRAPHKLLLGRRTTRGLGAGALPQVGEEAAREAGDELRAVVQGADMVFLTCGLGGGTGTGGAPVIAQLAKEAGALTIAITTFPFKSEGAIRAENAEYGLEKLRNFADTVVVIPNDKLLELVPRLALNAAFKVADDVLMRAIKGITEVITKPGLVNLDFNDIKTIMKGGGVAMIGLGESDSENRAEEAIEEAINSPLIDVDISAATGALVNVTGGVDMSVSEAEKVAEIVQGRISSNARIIWGAAIDQTLEHKLRVMLILTGVRSKQILGPGEHIRGPAAGVDIVR
- a CDS encoding protein translocase SEC61 complex subunit gamma, with the protein product MAEIIEKGWEVQRRIEERLKRLGKGKYGRILKMARKPTSDEYSKVLIITGLGLIAVGALGFIIYFIMRYGGSFFAGLFG
- a CDS encoding transcription elongation factor Spt5 yields the protein MGLLDDLAKGAEKKPEPKPEERPPVGHPGVKLELQEEKITLTAGQVKEYPVVVTNTGTDDDTIRIKVDLNYSSELPDPPEWGIKIWGVEDKPWDVTFTKLVEKEILLIPEGQRELTVQITCPKGARFGDRLNVVLNAISKSNPTASDLKTLSFTARQAVLAVKCSIGHERAVADALFARAKGKDLGVFAILVPANLRGYVFVESMNPDRLEELVRGVRRARGVVKGEGEKAGISFSDIDLYLTPKPVVSGIMEGDIVELVAGPFKGEKARVQKIDETKEEITVELFEAMVRIPVTVRGDHVRVLQKEKEERRET